The following is a genomic window from Triplophysa dalaica isolate WHDGS20190420 chromosome 22, ASM1584641v1, whole genome shotgun sequence.
CAGCACAGCGCCTCGGCTTAACCATCTCACTTCAGTGTGGTATGGCAGGCTGTGGGTAATGTTTCTGTCGCTGAGAAGTTTGTCAAACTGACGATGGTTCAGACCTCTGGACCGGATGAAATTTACAGTGCGAACAACCACTTCCATGACGTGGTCCATTTTCAGCGACTTGCAACACAATGCCTCCTGGTgcaaaatacagtgaaatgtcCAGAAACGATCTCCTCCATTAAGAGCTTGTACTTTGTCTTTGAACTTTGTCGCGACACCTGCTTTCTTTCCGACCATGGATGGCGCGCCGTCTGTAGCCAGGCTGACAGCGCGGGACCAGTCCACTCCAACTTTGTCTAATGCAGCAACGACAGAGCCGAAAATGTCCTCGGCTGTTGTGGTGTCCATCATTGGCACCAACTCAAGAAACTCTTCAGTAACTGTCAATGTCTCATCAACTCCTCGAATAAATATGGCCAGTTGGGCCACGTCTGTGATGTCAGTGCTCTCGTCAATTGCCACggaaaatgcaataaatgacTTGACTCTCTGTTTCAATTGACTGTCTAAATCTGCCGATAGTTCCGAAATCCTCTCTGCTATAGTATTCCTCGTCAGGCTAATATTGGCAAAAGCTTGTCGCTTCTCGGGACATACAAGTTCAGCCGCTTTCATCATGCATCGTTTAACAAAGTCACCGTCGGAATACGGCTTCGATGCTAATGCTATTTCGCTTGCAATTAGGTAGCTGGCTTTTACCGCTGCTTCACTGACTTCTCGGCTCTGGATGAAAGTTGACTGCTGTTTCCTTAGACCCGCCAGCAATTCGTTAATCTTATCTCTTCTTAGTTGTCCTTGCAAGCCGTCATATTTTTCGCTGTGATGAGTCTCGTAGTGGCGTAGAATATTATATTCCTTCATTACCGAAACTTGTTGCAAACACACCAAGCACGAAGGTTTTCCGTGCATATCTGTAAATAAATAGGACGTGGTCCATTTTTCATTGAAAATTCTACACTCCTTATCTACTTTTCTCCGTTTTGATAACGACATTTTGGCTAAAGAGGGTGTAGCGGAGAAATAGAGACCAAGGTATTAACAACGTCGTAACAAGCAGCAGATGACGCATTGATACCGTCTGCTGTTTTAAGTCTGTCTCAGTGATGCGGCTTGTCTTCTACTCTGATGGAAAGAGTGCGCTCCTTAGCGGATAATCAATGAATTGCAgcgaattaaaaatattaatttcatgtcttttatgcattttttccaCTTTCAAATTATCCCGCGGGCCTGAACGAACCTCCTGGGGGGCCGGTTCCGGCCCGCGGGCCGTATGTTTGACACCCCtgctctaaatgaatccgttccccaagattgttattataaacacgagcctcgtctaaaaggtagagggggaggtgtcgctgcacttcacaataattattttagcatctCTCAGAAGtcaaattttaaatacaattcttttgaagtcatgatacttcacgtatcaacacctaatactaaggacaattttttatttatttattctagctattgtatattgctctccagggcaccacacagattttattaaagattttggtgggttcttatcagaactagtactggccgcagatagagtccttgtcgataatgtagataatgatacagatgccttgggaatggctttcaaagacactcttaactccatgggcgttagtcaacatgtgtcaagACCCACTCACCTTTGTAATCATACTTTAGGTTTAATACtatcttatggtataaatgtggacgatgttaaaatccttcagcagaatgaagacatttcggatcattatctgatattatatttgcttcactggcctacggctgcaaatcaaacgtCTTGGtgacgtctgtaacctcagttccctgatggagggaacgagacattgtgttgagaacgacagatggggttcgcctttgagaaccaatcaactctgactactatagaaaaggccaatgaaatttggcaaattaaatttgcatgccggtctccgcccccagatgtccggtataaaaggaagccggcttgcagcattcatttacgtCTTGTTctaaagagcctgagagcctctcacgactgcagcagaatacgatacgtgtttgtggcataagggacacaacgtagagagaccaacagaaagggaacgtcttggttacgtctgtaacctcagttccctgatggagggaacgagacgacagatggggttcccaTGGAAAACGCCataacgctgtatcgcgtcacaatcttaGCGAAGCAACGACAACAGGTCTGGGTGTGTCAGCTAgaagctttcgcgaaactgtaaccttccagtgtgttggtcggggggttccagagctttcttggagaaagatgggtacagcacTGACCAGTAActtttcacggacggaggccttagctctctactggcgagaggtcGTCCAGCTCGGGTTTACACCACGAAAgtgcaacttccttaattaggaatgcgctgcagaggccacctcctacccgtggggtaGTTATGATCTCGTctttggaggagaacgcatggaacgtgcgggcTGAGTACTTAACCGAGAGGTGGAGGTCCGCCTGGGGAAGACCATGgtttaccaggagtgggaaccatctcatgaggatacatcagacggaacagcccacggagggggtgttacagtcGTCTGGTAgtactaggtccggttagagctatctgtgatagctcataTGTTCTCctggcctaagggggaaggctgctctgcccagccaacccccagggggtgcttgcttagagatggatggaatgcctgttcttaaccagtgtttgggtaagaaggaagtTGGTGAGATACCGGTTCTTAgtcatgtgtttgggtaagaagagaggcagatagcacactgacccaacctgctggagtgtgggaaggtgctttcacAGGCATATGTCCcgccggatgccagtcctacatgtcgccacgcaggacttGGGCTGACACTGGGTTTACGCATGTTGttaaaccttgcgaaggtgttgggcgtagcccaacccacAGCTCTACAGATTTTTGCTAGAGAggcgcctctggccagtgcccaggaggtggttATACCCTGTTTGGAGTgtgccctcactgccaatgggcatgggagattctgagaaaGGAATTCCGTCATAACGGCATCCACaatccagtgcgccagcctctgcttggagacagccttccccttctgctgtcctccaaagcAGAccaagagctggtcagagcttctgaGCTCTGCGTGCAGTCCAAATAGAGGCGCAGTGTGCGTACTGCaaacaacacggatggggttgggtcttcctccacCATGGGGAgtgcctgcaagtccaccattTGGTCCCGGAAAGGAGTAGTCCAGACAGGGAGGCGTTTGTCGACACCACGACTTGCCTCGTAATCTGCCCAGAGGGACTTCAGTCTGtcgaaaggtcatggaagaccagggttttatggtgcgtcggcagcagggtgTTATCACCATGCTCCTGCTGCCGGTTTGCCaagctctcctcggaactcgactctgaagccagtgttggagcggtctcatgtgcatcaacccgaggggtattacccccgcgaggacgccatgtgtcccaggagcctctgaattgtttcactGTTCACTGGGGAGAACTTGAccttctctcggttgacctatagtcccaatcgatctagattccggagcacaaggtccctttgtgtacaccACAGATCTCgtgagtgtgccaagataagccagtcatcgagatagtttagtacccgcacaccttcccccctcagggagatagggcggcttccacgatcttcgtggaGTCCGTGGGGCGAAGGACAGTCTGAAAGGGAGAACAGGTCGATGCCATGGAActaatcctgacacctgatggatgtcaggatgcgcctctgcgtgagcatcctgaacggcagcttgcaaaggtgctttgttcaggcTACGCAGACCTATAGGCCGTGACCTGCCGTCTTTCTGGGGAACGATAAAGTGCAGGCCATAACCAACTGAACATCTTGgctttgagggacgaactcgatgtttcgccagaagggtggtgacctctacccgaagtacagaggcgtccctgcctctgacagagggagagatgatgccccaaaacttgggagagtctcttgCGAACTGGATCAAGTAGccaagacggaccgtcctcattagccaccgagacagtgtgggcagctcacaagctcccagggactgtgacagggggaccaaggggacggtctgcataaccattcccacgggggtaatttagatatattcttaaaatggaaaaatgcagttttacaggtgttggcgacatggctttcaaatgacagagtactgtcgaatacaacgccaagattcttagctgatgacgaggattttatggagcatccgtcaatcgttaagcagtattcttggttgttacacattgcagttttcggtccagtaagtagcacttctgttttgtccgagtttagttgtaaaaaattgttactcatccccatttttaagtcaacttcgcaatcctttattcgatgggactgctgggtttcatgaggcttcgaggaaatataaagttgagtatcatcagcataacagtgaaagctaattccgtgtcgctttattatatctcctagaggtagcatgtataatgcgaagagcagaggccccaagactgagccctgtggtacaccgtactggacttgtgatttgcgggacacatcattgtttattgctacaaattcaAAAAAgttcagataaataagacttaaaccatttcaattagggatgggtaccgaaactcgGTACTTTATCGGTCTCGGGGCTAAATTGTgaaagaccgaagtatcgataagctctgacgTTAACAGTCCTGCTATCGGTACTTgcgaaattaagaaaaacatttcctatttattattgctaaataaacgttACATAGCATTTTAACTGACCAGCCATTTCTAATTTGAGAtaatatttaagacatttacctgcattttcGTTATTCGCAATCTCGCACCGCACGCAAAATGTACGTCTGTTCCACACTACACGGAGCTCGCGCGCACACAACACGAAAGCTTGCGCGCACAACACGAAAGCTCGCGCGCACAACACGAAAGCTCGCGCATATAATAGTGATGATGGCGGAGAGAAACAAACGTTCTAAAGTCTGGCTATATTTCAAGCGAGTAGACACAGATAATGCTCGTTGCAATAAGTGCAACAAGACTTTTGCTTGTAAGAGTGGTAACACAAGTAATCTGGCTAAACATCTCTCTAAAGTGCATTATGTGCAGACAGAGAGATGCAAAGTTTTCGACTGCCTGCTAGCTAATAGTTCGTCATCCACGTCCTCAGGTGCGTATGCTAGCCCAGCAGTCTTTCTAAATAACACAGACAAaatttaaacattgcataaggtttctttaaattattatgtaataattgtataaacacacatcacataaaaaatagcctacatataaatctttagagtgtttttttctgcagtagcctaaataaatcttaaacataaaaaccgctttcacagtactgaatttaaaatggatgaataataagaaattatgcttaagaaattataaagcagagcttacctaaaaaaataatttgtagcgatgaaatacataaacttttttgtgtttgtgtaaattgcaagaggttccaaacctgtataacttttaaGCCCAGACAGAGTTAACTACATTGTAatttatgtgaatgtaaagcTGCAGTTACAGTGAACCAAGCCACTCCAGCATCTGGtccaaacaaaagagaaatcCAAAGCCCCTTCACACTgagcagcatgtgtgtgtgtttgtgtgtttatacatattatgtccctatttatcataagtattaaatgcacaaacacacaaatgaaggaaatatgtgctgcactacacacatcatcacaaaagagaagatctccagccacaacacataataggaaaaccatttctttattattattaaacaaaaacaacaaaaaacaaacaaatttaggaccacatgcattttatctaaattctctatgaataataggcgggtatcagtcatcttttacctgcattaagatatgttagGTCAACGAAAGTaaagaatacaaatgttttaaatagtgaaaaaaaactccagctttagtttcgtctttcataaaaaaaaggcaacaaaaagtaccgataagagtaccgttaaagtaccggacCGATAAGTGGTACCGATAAAAGTAGTAgtaccgttaaaaccttaacgatacccatccctaatTTCAAtactattccgttaatgccgacgtaattttcgagtctatgtagaagtatgctgtggtcaatggtgtcaaatgcagcactgaggtctagcagcaccaataatgaaatacagccacggacagacgctaaaagcagatcatttgtaactctgatcaaagcagtctctgtactgtgacatgctcgaaatccagactggaattcatcattaatgtcattcctttggaggaaggagcataattgagttgaaactactttttccagaactttagatataaaaggtaaattcgatataggcctgtaattccctagttctcttgggtcaagtttgggttttttgacaaggggccttattacagccaccttaaatgctttaggcacatgtcctaatgtcagagatgagttaataatactaagaagaggatctataatttctgggagcatttctttcagtagttttgtaggtataggtatcattataccacggtgttgggctgctatttttaattttctttaaacgcagaggagcaactgtgtccaatatttccgagaaagtagtgttacaattttcaatagtagaatcaaaatcgtcaacgttattactcatgctagatattttagaaaattcaggcagattatcgagaaacgcatctttggtagttgaagtaatcgttctaccatatttgtaacaaggagtttgatttgcagccgtagtgaagcaaacataatatcagataatgatccaaaatgtcttcactctgctgaacgattttaacatcgtccacatttatacaataagaaagtattaaatctaaagtatgattacgaaggtgagtgggtcctgacacatgttgactaacgcccatggagttaagagtgtctttgaaagccagttccgaggcatctgtatcattgtctacatggatattaaagtcaccgacgacaaggactctatctgcggccagtactagttctgataagaacccaccaaaatctttaataaaatctgtgtggtgccctggaggcctatatacaatagctagaataaattttaaaaatgttttgtccttagtattaggtgtcgatacgtgaagtaccatgacttcaaaagaattgtatttaaaattagacttctgagaggtgataaaagaattattgtaaagtgcagcgacacctccccctctaccttttagacgaggctcgtgtttatagtaataatcttggggaatggattcatttagagtaatataatcatctggctttagccatttttctgtcaaacaaagcatgtctattttatgatcggttatcaaatcgttaacaaaaagtgctttacttgagagagatctaatattaagcaatccgagtcgtaacagttgattatctgtattttgttcatgtttgatttgtttaacgtttattaaataactttcaagaggtttacgcaatatcttatgtttgctaatccgggggacagacacagtctctattttatgttgtttgtaagaagggattattacatgttgtatattttgtgtattctgtaacgcgagacggcaagcagacagttggttaagccattctgtctccttcctgacctgggccctaggtagtcagactttagcattattaagactgtgtgccaaatttctagagaggagggaaaccccatcccaggagggatggagaccatctcttTCAaaaggtcaggtctgccctaaaaactcttccagttatttataaaatctatattattctgcaggcaccactcagacaaccagccatttagtgatgataatctgctataaatctcatcaccacggtaagcagtaagggggccagagaatattacagtgtctgacatcgtttttgcgagctcacacacctctttaatattatctttattgATCTCcaattgacggagtctaacatcatttgtgccgacgtgaataacaatcttactgtatttacgattagccttagccagcacatttaaatttgacttgatgtcaggcgctctggctcccggtaaacatttgactatggtggctggtgtctctatgttaacgttccggacaatagaatcaccgatcactagggcactttcagcaggtttctcagtcggtgcgtcactgagcggggcaaacctgttcgagactttaatcggaacggttgagtgatgttttgtcctgcgactatgccgtctcactgtcacaaagtttcccagctgcaggggattttcaactggaaccgagctgtgtgcgctaacattgctcgcatccgaagtgttttctacagtcattacactcttactatcctcaaataaagattggatgcgagactctaattgtaagatcttctccgtcagcctaactacttccctgcatttatcacatgtaaaaccctcgccgctgacagagaaggctaagctacacatatgacatgaggtgcaagtaacaacaataggaatagaagccataactcaccgggtatgaagttcAATCCTaatttaccaaggttgcttgatgagtcttagtatatacacttaaaaagagaaacagttagcacacaagacaaatagggggagatgatattccacagtgtaaacagaaggcaagctaacacgttAATATGCTAGCGccgttacgcttcaattaatataaattaagaaaataaagttctaaataattcggcaacgacaatgataggtaactatagtaaaatacactaatattaagaccaagaacaaatgtgaggtgaagcaagtgtcagaggatacaaactagccccCGGCAGCGATGCTGGGATAACTGGGATGTATCTTTTTTGTTTGAGTGTTTTGGGAAACCTCGATACAGCCGttcttttaaaatggcaaaataaggATAGACGAGCGATTGTGCAGGGTGGAGAAGCTGTCCGTCTATGGTACGGACCTGATCAAACGCATGTTTGAGCGACTCATCGTGAGACTGTTCCAGGGAAAAATCGTTGCACCGAGAGAGCCTTCGTCTCTCCAGGGCACTCTGTTCCACTGAGTCAGATCTCCGTGGTCAAAGTAGGCAAGAAGGCAAAAAGATAGGTGAGGAGAGGCTGGAGGAAGGTGAGGGCCCGCAGCCCCATTCAAGCGTCCCGGTGCCTGGAAAAAGGTACTTGTAGCTCCGCTGGTCTCCCGGGTCCGGGGAGCTGGCTTGGGAACAAGGCCCGTCTGGGTTCTGGGAAAGGGAACGGGTTTGGGGGGAGAGGGAGAAGacatagagggagagagagatggtcgGGGTAAGCCGACCTCGGGGCACGCCACCATCTGGTCCTGGATGGACTCTGTCAGCGACGCCGTCTTGTAACACTGGACCCACTGGGCAGTATACGGCGCGGGTGATGAGTCACGAACTGCTCCAGTGTCACCTTGTCGTCACCTCTGTCAGCCATTAGCCACTTACGGCAGGCATCCCGGAGCTGCTGAGCCATCGCCAAAGGTTGGCCACAATCCCCAAGCTCCAATGAGCGGAACCGCTACCAATGTTTTTCGGGGCTCAGGCCCACCCATTGGAGGATGGCCTTCTTGAGGTCTGCGTAGACAAGGAGATTTGCGACTTGCACCTACTGAGCGGCCAGCTGGGCCTCCCCCGTTAATAGGGGGATAAGCCTATCTGACCAAACGCTGAGTGCCCATCCCGAAATCTCCGCAGAACTCTTGAACAGCTCGAGGAAAGCTTCCTGGTTCGCAAGCAAGCAGCTGGGGTTGTGGTCGATGGCTCCCTTGTGGCTCCCTCCTGACTCAGCCAGCTCTGGAACGACTTGCGGTCTTCCTGCCTGTACGAGGACGTGGAAGTGGCATTCCTGGTCTTCCCGAAGGCCCAGCAGCGCTTGATGCTGTTCATGGACTGGCGAGCGAATGGATCACGTCCGCAAATGGAGTTGTTGGCTGGGGCTGCATGGCGGCTGCAATTCACTCCTTTCTTCCCGGGGTTCGGTACCAATGTAACAAACTTCGTAGATATATTGAAAAAAGGAGGCAGGGTTGGCGTGGCTGGGGGACAAGATTCCTTATATtcctcaaaaaaagaaaaacgttgCGTCACTGCGCTTCTCAGCGTACAATAACTCAGAATAAACAATTCAATACGTTTTTCTTGGAACTGTGTCCATAAGATTCCTTCTTCTCCACTGGTGAAGCGGTCAGACGTCTCCCAGACGGTTTCTCTCAGCCTTGTCTGCTCTCAGTTGGCATATTAAgcgtctcctcaccaatcactgtaacgAGATGCAgttgatcttaatctgcactTGACCTACTTACTCACCGTTTTTCCCTCACCTCACCTCACCTGCATCCTCCCCTGTGGCGGCCTTCCCTGCGCCGGTCGCATAGCCAGCTGCAGCCTCATTGGTGCAGACCGCAAAACTGCAGCCTTACTGGTGCCATCGTCACCCGATCCTAAATCGAGTCCCCAACTACGGGAGCCATGCCCTCCCTGGACTCCATCGCTCACCCTGTAAGCCATGTTTCTTCTCCTAACCCGGGACTGCTCCCATTGACCCCATGCTCAGTTCCCTTCTGGCCCCTTACTCTCTATCGTGCCTGGCCTCACCTCAACATCAACCCTAGAACCCTGCTCCTTACCTATCTGCTCCCCTGGTCACCCCTGGACCCTTCCGACCTCAAATGGGTCCCCATGCCTCACTCTGGTTCCAAGGGCCCATTCCCCTGGGACCTATTCCCCTCAGGATTCCCCCTGTCAAAGTCCCCCGGACTCCCCGCTTTCCCCCCAGGCATCCCCCTGTAATAAGACTTATTCCCACCCAACCCTCTGGAACTCTTTTGTGCTcccaccccccctcccatggtttttatttgtat
Proteins encoded in this region:
- the LOC130412140 gene encoding general transcription factor II-I repeat domain-containing protein 2-like codes for the protein MSLSKRRKVDKECRIFNEKWTTSYLFTDMHGKPSCLVCLQQVSVMKEYNILRHYETHHSEKYDGLQGQLRRDKINELLAGLRKQQSTFIQSREVSEAAVKASYLIASEIALASKPYSDGDFVKRCMMKAAELVCPEKRQAFANISLTRNTIAERISELSADLDSQLKQRVKSFIAFSVAIDESTDITDVAQLAIFIRGVDETLTVTEEFLELVPMMDTTTAEDIFGSVVAALDKVGVDWSRAVSLATDGAPSMVGKKAGVATKFKDKVQALNGGDRFWTFHCILHQEALCCKSLKMDHVMEVVVRTVNFIRSRGLNHRQFDKLLSDRNITHSLPYHTEVRWLSRGAVLRHFFDLREEIGQFMEKKGKPVLELQSQEWLRDLAFLVDITEHLNNLNKMLQGRKKVVTQFSDNIHAFKLKLTLWEMQLANGTPAHFSCLRDVCVTRPDADIKRYKDKIAGLLREFEKRFQVFGELETEFSVFRSPFTVKASDLPVEIQLEIIDLQCDADLKSKFASVGLDKFYQYLLPGVAMESGEIRVAQLPLISTITSGSLSSVFKSRWGTTKGEQHLQTREQRLSILFFCLQAPTSSRSWRKLEPSNPEATRPTKPEV